One window of Trichocoleus desertorum ATA4-8-CV12 genomic DNA carries:
- a CDS encoding nuclear transport factor 2 family protein: MTEMTHETLIRELLEKWAAATRMGNHDEVLASHASDVTIFDVLPPLKYEGADAYRKSWDEWQPTTEGPGLFEIHDLKITAGQDVAFAHCFIQCGGIQPNGMTFEDWVRATFCLRKLEDRWLVTHQHISMPIGKQSGNS; encoded by the coding sequence ATCACCGAAATGACCCATGAAACGCTAATCAGAGAACTGTTAGAAAAATGGGCAGCCGCAACCCGCATGGGAAACCATGATGAAGTACTGGCTTCCCATGCATCCGATGTCACGATCTTCGATGTGCTGCCTCCGCTGAAGTATGAAGGAGCCGATGCCTATCGCAAAAGCTGGGATGAGTGGCAACCCACCACTGAAGGCCCGGGTCTATTTGAGATTCACGATCTCAAAATTACTGCGGGTCAGGACGTAGCATTCGCGCATTGCTTTATTCAGTGCGGGGGCATTCAACCCAATGGCATGACATTCGAGGACTGGGTCCGTGCAACGTTTTGCCTCCGCAAGCTGGAGGATAGGTGGTTAGTCACTCATCAGCATATTTCAATGCCAATCGGCAAACAGTCAGGAAACAGTTAG